The following are encoded in a window of Pseudomonas sp. St316 genomic DNA:
- a CDS encoding DUF3999 domain-containing protein: MSRKLSRIGLGVVGLWAALSAVAQEQPADFAHQVPLALSGEGPWYRLPLPLDVQLQARQTDLSDVRVFNAAGQAQAYALVRESAQSRENRTLTDVKWFPLYNAADDNERAPSVRVQSNANGTLVEVQPSSRLEAGEEELRGWLLDASAIKAPLQQLVLDWTSERDGFQRFTIEASDDLQHWQSWGEGQVARLTFADERVEQHEVSLPGQSARYLRLLWDSPSSAPVLTSAQLQSASRESLPLPLAWSQPLAGSTAKAGEYTWQLPMGLNIEQVQVELSQANSLAPVTLAGRRESSHPWQPLGSGLLYRLTQNGQDVLQNQLQLSGQTVQQLKLTVDERGGGLGTEAPALRFAVRPTQVVFLARGEGPYSLALGSATVKAASLPLTTLVPDYKPSRLATLGTATVNGAATSTQAAATVTAPATVETNWKKIGLWAVLLLSVLFLAAMAFSLLRKPPVKG, translated from the coding sequence TTGAGTCGCAAGTTGAGTCGGATCGGGCTGGGTGTGGTGGGGTTATGGGCGGCGTTGTCGGCCGTGGCCCAGGAGCAACCGGCGGACTTCGCCCATCAGGTGCCATTGGCCTTGAGTGGCGAAGGACCGTGGTATCGCCTCCCGTTGCCACTGGACGTTCAGCTGCAAGCGCGGCAGACCGACCTGAGCGACGTGCGGGTCTTCAACGCGGCCGGTCAGGCCCAGGCCTACGCCTTGGTGCGTGAGTCGGCCCAGAGCCGGGAGAACCGTACCCTCACCGACGTGAAATGGTTCCCGCTGTACAACGCCGCCGATGACAACGAGCGCGCGCCCAGCGTGCGGGTGCAATCGAATGCCAACGGCACCTTGGTGGAGGTCCAACCCTCCAGCCGGCTCGAAGCCGGGGAGGAGGAGCTGCGTGGCTGGTTGTTGGATGCCAGCGCGATCAAGGCGCCGTTGCAGCAGTTGGTACTCGACTGGACCAGTGAGCGCGACGGCTTCCAGCGGTTCACCATCGAAGCCAGTGATGACTTGCAACACTGGCAGTCGTGGGGCGAAGGCCAGGTGGCGCGCCTGACCTTTGCCGATGAGCGGGTCGAGCAACATGAAGTGAGCTTGCCGGGGCAATCGGCGCGTTACCTGCGGTTGTTGTGGGATTCGCCGTCCTCCGCGCCGGTCCTGACTTCGGCCCAGTTGCAAAGCGCCAGCCGCGAAAGCCTGCCGTTGCCGCTGGCCTGGTCGCAGCCATTGGCCGGCAGCACCGCGAAGGCCGGTGAATACACCTGGCAGTTGCCCATGGGGCTGAACATCGAGCAGGTGCAGGTCGAACTGAGCCAGGCCAACAGCCTGGCGCCGGTGACCCTGGCCGGTCGCCGTGAAAGCAGCCATCCGTGGCAACCGCTGGGCAGTGGCTTGCTCTATCGCCTGACCCAGAACGGCCAGGATGTGCTGCAAAACCAATTGCAACTGTCTGGCCAGACCGTACAGCAATTGAAACTGACCGTGGACGAGCGCGGCGGTGGCCTGGGAACCGAAGCCCCGGCCCTGCGCTTTGCCGTGCGTCCGACCCAGGTGGTGTTCCTGGCGCGTGGCGAAGGGCCCTACAGCCTGGCCCTGGGCAGCGCGACAGTGAAGGCGGCCAGCTTGCCCTTGACCACATTGGTGCCCGATTACAAGCCGTCGCGCCTGGCGACGCTGGGCACGGCGACTGTGAACGGCGCTGCCACGTCGACCCAGGCTGCGGCCACGGTAACCGCGCCAGCGACGGTCGAGACCAACTGGAAGAAAATCGGCTTGTGGGCGGTGCTGCTGCTCAGCGTGCTGTTCCTCGCGGCGATGGCGTTCAGCTTGTTGCGCAAGCCGCCGGTCAAGGGTTGA
- a CDS encoding class 1 fructose-bisphosphatase → MSRVTLSRYLIEQTRSNNTPADLRFLIEVVARACKEISHAVSKGALGGVLGSMGTENVQGEVQKKLDVISNEILLEANEWGGHLAGMASEEMDNAYQIPGKYPKGAYLLVFDPLDGSSNIDINAPVGTIFSVLRCPNEYLSQNEALNEKAFLQPGTEQVAAGYAIYGPQTMLVLTLGDGVKGFTLDREMGSFVLTHEDITIPETTQEFAINMSNQRHWEAPVKRYVEELLAGEEGPLKKNYNMRWVAAMVADVHRILTRGGLFMYPRDSREPSKPGKLRLMYEANPMSFLVEQAGGASTDGHQRILDIKPEGLHQRVAVFLGSKEEVARATAYHKE, encoded by the coding sequence ATGTCCCGCGTTACCTTGAGTCGCTATTTGATTGAGCAGACCCGCAGCAACAACACCCCTGCCGATCTGCGCTTTTTGATCGAAGTGGTGGCGCGTGCGTGCAAGGAAATCAGCCACGCCGTCTCCAAAGGCGCGCTAGGTGGTGTCCTGGGCAGCATGGGCACCGAAAACGTACAGGGCGAAGTGCAGAAGAAACTCGACGTGATTTCCAACGAAATCCTGCTCGAAGCCAACGAATGGGGCGGTCACCTGGCCGGCATGGCGTCCGAGGAAATGGACAATGCCTACCAGATCCCGGGCAAATACCCCAAGGGTGCCTACCTGCTGGTATTCGACCCACTGGACGGTTCGTCGAACATCGACATCAACGCCCCGGTTGGCACCATCTTCTCGGTACTGCGTTGCCCGAACGAATACCTGAGCCAGAACGAAGCCTTGAATGAAAAGGCTTTCCTGCAGCCAGGCACCGAGCAGGTCGCTGCCGGTTATGCCATCTACGGCCCGCAGACCATGCTGGTGCTGACCCTGGGCGACGGCGTCAAGGGCTTTACCCTGGACCGCGAGATGGGCAGCTTCGTCCTGACCCACGAAGACATCACCATTCCTGAAACCACCCAGGAATTCGCCATCAACATGTCCAACCAGCGTCACTGGGAAGCCCCGGTAAAACGCTACGTCGAAGAATTGCTGGCGGGCGAAGAAGGTCCGCTGAAGAAGAACTACAACATGCGCTGGGTCGCCGCGATGGTTGCCGACGTGCACCGTATCCTGACCCGTGGCGGTCTGTTCATGTACCCGCGCGACAGCCGTGAGCCGTCCAAGCCGGGCAAACTGCGCCTGATGTACGAAGCCAACCCGATGTCGTTCCTGGTGGAACAGGCGGGCGGTGCTTCCACCGACGGTCACCAGCGCATCCTCGATATCAAGCCCGAAGGCCTGCACCAGCGCGTGGCCGTGTTCCTCGGCTCGAAGGAAGAAGTGGCACGCGCTACGGCCTACCACAAGGAATAA
- a CDS encoding DUF924 family protein produces the protein MAEPWQPLLDWWFGSAKAPDEISADRGKLWFGKRHDRQANERFGDQVELALAGALTDWAQRPEGWLALVLLLDQLPRMIFRDTPKAFSGDLRAQALVAQGMAAGFDRQLKPIQRVFIYLVLEHCENLAVQNEAVSRFIDLVREQPEAQRAVFEDNLDYAERHQKIIARFGRFPHRNAVLGRESTAEEVEFLNRPGSRF, from the coding sequence ATGGCCGAGCCCTGGCAGCCGTTGCTCGATTGGTGGTTTGGTTCAGCCAAGGCACCGGACGAGATATCGGCTGACAGAGGCAAGCTGTGGTTCGGCAAACGCCATGATCGCCAGGCAAACGAGCGTTTTGGCGATCAGGTCGAGCTGGCACTGGCCGGCGCATTGACCGACTGGGCGCAACGCCCGGAAGGTTGGCTGGCCCTGGTGCTGCTACTCGACCAACTCCCGCGAATGATCTTTCGCGACACCCCCAAGGCCTTCTCCGGTGACCTGCGTGCCCAAGCGCTGGTGGCCCAAGGCATGGCGGCGGGTTTCGACCGGCAACTCAAGCCGATCCAGCGCGTATTCATCTACCTGGTGCTGGAACACTGCGAAAACCTCGCGGTGCAGAACGAGGCCGTGTCGCGGTTTATCGACTTGGTGCGAGAGCAGCCGGAGGCGCAGCGGGCGGTGTTTGAAGACAACCTGGATTACGCCGAACGGCATCAGAAGATCATTGCCCGGTTTGGGCGTTTTCCCCATCGCAATGCGGTGTTGGGGCGCGAGTCCACGGCTGAGGAAGTCGAGTTCTTGAACAGGCCTGGGTCCAGGTTCTGA
- a CDS encoding methyl-accepting chemotaxis protein: MTRNMKFSHKILLAAALVVAVAFACFILFNDYRQRQSLQASTETSMQELGSLTSRNIQTWVDGRIQLLQSLAQQIAVDGSSADNLKRAVGLPAYTGNFQLSYFGGTDGVMFSVPAGNRAADYDPRARGWYKAANSAQQTIVTEPYIAASSGKLVITVATPVQHQNQMIGVAGADIDLSSVSAIINSLNFGGHGHAFIVSADGKILIHPDSKRVLKTLAEAYPNGAPQISPGVKEVDLDGKTQFISFTHVNGVPGADWYVALVLDKDTALAMLSEFRTSALIAMAIAVVFIIALLGMLIRVLMQPLLTMGRAMHDIAEGEGDLTRRLVIHGHDEFGALGTSFNRFVERIHTSIREVASATGQVNEVALRVVSASNSSMFNSDQQASRTSSVAAAINQLGAAAQEIAQNAALASQHSSDARNLAEDGQQVVDKTIAAMQQLSAKISDSCGNIETLNSNTVNIGQILEVITSISQQTNLLALNAAIEAARAGEAGRGFAVVADEVRNLAHRTQDSAQQVQKMIEELQVGAREAVLTMTDSQRQSESSVGIANQAGERLSSVTQRIGEIDGMNQSVATATEEQTAVVESINVDITEINTLNQEGVENLQATLRACADLEQQAARLKQLVGSFRI; encoded by the coding sequence ATGACCAGAAACATGAAATTCAGCCATAAAATCCTATTGGCTGCCGCCCTCGTGGTGGCTGTTGCATTCGCCTGTTTCATCCTGTTCAACGACTATCGTCAACGCCAGAGCCTGCAGGCCAGCACCGAGACCTCCATGCAGGAACTCGGCAGCCTGACCAGCCGCAACATCCAGACGTGGGTCGACGGTCGTATCCAGCTGCTGCAATCGCTGGCCCAGCAGATCGCCGTGGACGGCAGCAGTGCCGACAACCTCAAGCGCGCCGTGGGCCTGCCGGCCTACACCGGCAATTTCCAGCTCAGTTATTTTGGTGGGACCGACGGCGTGATGTTCTCGGTACCGGCCGGCAATCGCGCCGCCGATTACGACCCGCGCGCCCGTGGCTGGTACAAGGCCGCCAACAGCGCACAGCAAACCATCGTCACCGAACCCTACATCGCCGCCTCGTCGGGCAAGCTGGTGATTACCGTCGCCACCCCGGTGCAGCACCAGAACCAGATGATCGGCGTGGCCGGTGCGGACATTGACCTGTCCAGCGTCAGCGCCATCATCAACTCACTGAACTTCGGCGGCCACGGCCACGCGTTCATCGTCAGTGCCGACGGCAAGATCCTGATCCATCCCGACAGCAAGCGCGTGCTCAAGACCCTGGCCGAGGCCTACCCTAACGGCGCGCCTCAAATCAGCCCGGGCGTGAAAGAAGTCGACCTCGACGGCAAGACCCAATTCATCTCCTTCACCCACGTCAACGGCGTGCCGGGCGCCGACTGGTACGTGGCGCTGGTGCTCGACAAGGACACCGCGCTGGCGATGCTCAGTGAGTTCCGTACCTCGGCGCTGATCGCCATGGCCATCGCCGTGGTATTCATCATCGCCCTGCTCGGCATGTTGATCCGCGTGCTGATGCAACCGCTGCTGACCATGGGCCGCGCCATGCATGACATCGCCGAGGGCGAAGGCGACCTGACCCGGCGCCTGGTCATCCACGGCCATGACGAATTCGGGGCGCTGGGTACTTCGTTCAACCGCTTTGTCGAACGCATTCATACCTCGATTCGTGAAGTGGCCTCGGCCACCGGCCAGGTCAACGAAGTCGCCCTGCGCGTGGTCAGCGCGTCCAACTCGTCGATGTTCAACTCCGACCAGCAGGCTTCGCGCACCAGCAGCGTGGCCGCCGCCATCAACCAGCTCGGTGCCGCCGCCCAGGAAATCGCCCAGAACGCCGCCCTCGCCTCACAACATTCCAGCGATGCCCGCAACCTGGCTGAAGACGGCCAGCAAGTGGTGGATAAAACCATCGCGGCCATGCAGCAGTTGTCGGCCAAGATCAGCGATTCGTGCGGCAACATCGAGACGCTGAACAGCAACACGGTGAACATCGGCCAGATTCTTGAGGTGATCACCAGCATTTCCCAGCAGACCAACCTGCTTGCCCTCAACGCCGCCATCGAAGCGGCCCGTGCTGGTGAAGCCGGGCGCGGCTTCGCCGTAGTGGCCGATGAAGTGCGCAACCTGGCCCACCGCACCCAGGATTCGGCGCAGCAAGTGCAGAAGATGATCGAAGAGCTGCAAGTCGGTGCCCGGGAAGCGGTACTGACCATGACCGACAGCCAGCGCCAGAGCGAAAGCAGCGTCGGCATCGCCAACCAGGCCGGCGAACGCCTGAGCAGCGTCACCCAGCGTATTGGTGAAATCGACGGCATGAACCAATCCGTGGCCACCGCCACCGAAGAACAGACCGCCGTGGTGGAGTCGATCAACGTCGACATCACCGAGATCAACACCCTGAACCAGGAAGGCGTGGAAAACCTGCAAGCCACCTTGCGGGCCTGTGCCGACCTCGAGCAGCAGGCGGCGCGGTTGAAGCAGTTGGTGGGCAGCTTCCGGATCTAG
- a CDS encoding lipocalin family protein, translating to MMRLVFVLLAGLILAGCATSGEDPLAPKTVNSVNLKRYQGTWYELARLPMYFQRNCAQSEAHYILKPDGNVGVLNRCLTSDWQWEEARGTATPQVPGKTDKLWVEFDNWFSRIVPGVAKGQYWVLYVSDDYKTAIVGDPSRRYMWLLSRTPTVNSVVREELLSKARQQGYDTTRLIWRASDRQMAKTSD from the coding sequence ATGATGCGGTTAGTTTTTGTGCTTTTGGCTGGCCTGATTTTGGCTGGCTGTGCCACTTCTGGCGAAGATCCGCTGGCACCCAAGACGGTCAACAGCGTCAATCTCAAGCGTTACCAAGGGACCTGGTATGAGTTGGCCCGCCTGCCCATGTATTTCCAGCGCAATTGTGCGCAATCGGAAGCCCACTACATCCTCAAGCCAGACGGCAACGTGGGGGTGCTCAACCGCTGCCTGACCTCCGACTGGCAGTGGGAAGAAGCCAGGGGCACCGCCACGCCGCAGGTGCCGGGCAAGACCGACAAGCTCTGGGTCGAGTTCGATAACTGGTTTTCGCGGATCGTGCCGGGTGTGGCGAAAGGGCAATACTGGGTGCTGTACGTCAGCGATGACTACAAGACCGCCATTGTTGGCGACCCAAGCCGTCGCTACATGTGGCTGTTGTCCCGTACACCGACCGTCAATAGCGTCGTGCGCGAGGAACTGTTGAGCAAGGCGCGTCAGCAGGGCTATGACACGACACGGTTGATCTGGCGAGCGTCGGATCGACAGATGGCCAAGACTTCGGACTGA
- a CDS encoding formimidoylglutamate deiminase, which translates to MSAFFAERALLPSGWANDVRLEVDAEGVLTHVQAGSHADGAERLGGPLLPGMPNLHSHAFQRAMAGLAEVAGNPNDSFWTWRDLMYRLVGKISPDQLGIIARQLYIEMLKAGYTSVAEFHYVHHDTDGAPYADPAELALRISHAASAAGIGLTLLPVLYSHSGFGGQAPNDGQRRFINSTENYLKLQSRLQPILAGQPSQALGLCFHSLRAVTPGQIQEVLAASDRECPVHIHIAEQQKEVDDCLSWSGARPLQWLYENTEVDQRWCLVHATHANAQEVSLMARSRAIAGLCLTTEANLGDGIFPAVDFLAQGGRLGIGSDSHVSLSVVEELRWLEYGQRLRDQRRNRLHRADQPMVGRTLFDAALEGGAQALGQPIGALDIGKRADWLVLDGSDPYLATAQGDGILNRWLFAGGDRQVRDVMVGGRWVVRDGRHAGEEDSARAFTQVLRELLG; encoded by the coding sequence ATGTCCGCCTTCTTTGCCGAACGCGCGCTGCTGCCTAGTGGATGGGCCAATGATGTACGTCTTGAGGTGGATGCCGAAGGCGTCCTGACCCATGTCCAGGCCGGTTCCCACGCAGACGGCGCCGAACGGCTGGGCGGTCCGCTGTTGCCGGGTATGCCGAACCTGCACTCCCATGCCTTCCAACGGGCCATGGCCGGGCTGGCGGAAGTGGCGGGCAATCCCAACGACAGTTTCTGGACCTGGCGTGACTTGATGTACCGCCTCGTCGGAAAAATCAGTCCCGACCAACTCGGCATCATCGCCCGCCAGCTGTACATCGAAATGCTCAAGGCCGGTTACACCTCGGTCGCCGAATTCCATTACGTGCACCATGACACCGACGGCGCGCCCTACGCCGACCCGGCGGAACTGGCCTTGCGCATCAGCCACGCCGCCAGCGCCGCCGGTATCGGCCTGACGCTGCTGCCGGTGCTCTACAGCCACTCCGGTTTTGGCGGCCAGGCGCCCAATGACGGGCAGCGCCGGTTCATCAACAGCACCGAAAACTACTTGAAGCTTCAGTCACGCTTGCAGCCGATCCTGGCCGGGCAGCCGTCCCAGGCGCTGGGTCTGTGCTTCCACTCGCTGCGTGCCGTGACGCCCGGGCAGATCCAGGAGGTGCTGGCCGCCAGTGACCGTGAGTGCCCGGTGCACATCCACATCGCCGAGCAGCAGAAGGAAGTCGACGATTGCCTGAGCTGGAGCGGCGCCCGCCCGCTGCAATGGCTGTACGAAAACACTGAAGTCGACCAGCGCTGGTGCCTGGTCCACGCCACCCACGCCAACGCCCAGGAAGTCAGCCTCATGGCCAGGAGCCGGGCGATTGCCGGCCTGTGCCTGACCACCGAAGCCAACCTGGGCGACGGGATTTTCCCGGCCGTGGACTTCCTCGCCCAAGGCGGGCGCCTGGGGATCGGCTCTGACAGCCATGTATCGCTGAGTGTGGTCGAAGAACTGCGCTGGCTGGAATATGGCCAGCGCCTGCGGGATCAACGGCGCAACCGCTTGCATCGCGCGGATCAGCCGATGGTCGGCCGCACCCTGTTTGACGCGGCGCTGGAAGGCGGCGCCCAGGCCCTGGGGCAACCGATCGGCGCCCTCGACATCGGCAAGCGCGCCGACTGGCTGGTGCTCGATGGCAGCGACCCGTATCTGGCCACCGCCCAGGGCGACGGGATCCTCAATCGCTGGCTGTTTGCCGGTGGCGATCGCCAGGTGCGCGATGTGATGGTCGGCGGCCGATGGGTGGTGCGTGATGGACGTCATGCCGGCGAAGAGGACAGCGCCCGGGCGTTTACCCAGGTGCTGCGCGAACTGCTGGGCTGA
- the hutC gene encoding histidine utilization repressor: protein MGDSPAPLYARVKQMITQQIDSGNWPPHYRVPSESELVSQLGFSRMTINRALREMTADGLLVRMQGVGTFVAEPKSQSALFEVHNIADEIASRGHRHTCQVITLEEEAAGSERALALDMREGQKVFHSLIVHFENDIPVQIEDRFVNALVAPDYLKQDFTVQTPYAYLNQVAPLTEGEHVVEAILAEPSECSLLQIERGEPCLLIRRRTWSGRQPVTAARLIHPGSRHSLEGRFHK from the coding sequence ATGGGTGACAGTCCGGCACCCCTGTACGCCCGCGTCAAACAGATGATCACCCAGCAGATCGACAGTGGGAACTGGCCGCCGCATTACCGCGTGCCGTCGGAAAGCGAACTGGTCAGCCAACTGGGCTTCAGTCGCATGACCATCAACCGTGCTCTGCGGGAAATGACCGCCGACGGCCTGTTGGTGCGCATGCAGGGTGTCGGTACCTTCGTGGCTGAGCCCAAGAGCCAGTCCGCGTTGTTCGAAGTGCATAACATCGCCGATGAGATCGCCTCCCGTGGCCATCGCCACACTTGCCAGGTCATCACCCTGGAAGAAGAAGCGGCCGGCTCCGAGCGGGCCCTGGCCCTGGACATGCGTGAAGGCCAGAAGGTGTTCCATTCGCTGATCGTGCATTTCGAGAACGACATTCCCGTGCAAATCGAGGACCGTTTCGTCAACGCACTGGTGGCGCCGGACTACCTCAAGCAGGACTTCACCGTACAAACGCCCTACGCCTATCTGAACCAGGTCGCGCCGTTGACCGAGGGCGAGCATGTGGTCGAGGCGATCCTGGCCGAGCCAAGTGAATGCAGTTTGCTGCAGATCGAAAGGGGCGAGCCGTGCCTGTTGATCCGCCGACGCACCTGGTCCGGACGCCAGCCGGTGACCGCCGCGCGCCTGATCCATCCGGGCTCCCGTCACAGTCTGGAAGGGCGCTTTCACAAATGA
- a CDS encoding HutD family protein, whose translation MSHLKVLRAADYPRMPWKNGGGSTEEITRDTGAGLEGFGWRLSIADIGESGGFSNFAGYERIISVLQGDGMTLNVDGQATRPLHPLDPFAFSGESHVYCTLLGGPIRDFNLIYAPQRYRARLQWLGGQQRFFSEAQTVLVFSAAPGLAIKIGESAVDLGLYDCLQLSGNTGLVDVSTHGQCCVIELTAH comes from the coding sequence ATGAGCCATTTGAAGGTTTTACGCGCGGCAGACTACCCACGCATGCCGTGGAAAAACGGTGGCGGCAGCACCGAAGAAATCACCCGCGATACCGGCGCCGGCCTGGAAGGTTTCGGCTGGCGCCTGTCGATTGCCGACATCGGTGAGTCGGGCGGCTTCTCCAACTTCGCCGGTTACGAACGGATCATCAGCGTCTTGCAGGGAGACGGCATGACGCTGAACGTCGATGGCCAGGCCACGCGGCCTCTGCATCCGCTGGACCCTTTTGCGTTCAGCGGCGAGAGTCATGTGTATTGCACGCTGCTGGGCGGACCGATTCGTGACTTCAATCTGATCTACGCGCCGCAACGTTACCGCGCGCGGTTGCAGTGGTTGGGCGGCCAGCAGCGGTTTTTCAGTGAGGCGCAAACGGTGCTGGTGTTCAGTGCCGCTCCGGGACTGGCTATCAAGATCGGTGAATCCGCCGTTGATTTGGGTCTCTACGATTGTTTGCAACTGAGCGGTAACACCGGGTTGGTGGATGTCTCGACCCACGGCCAATGCTGCGTGATTGAGCTGACTGCCCACTGA
- the hutU gene encoding urocanate hydratase produces the protein MTDATRKPEKYRDVEIRAPRGNTLTAKSWLTEAPLRMLMNNLDPEVAENPKELVVYGGIGRAARNWECYDKIVESLTNLNDDETLLVQSGKPVGVFKTHSNAPRVLIANSNLVPHWASWEHFNELDAKGLAMYGQMTAGSWIYIGSQGIVQGTYETFVEAGRQHYDSNLKGRWVLTAGLGGMGGAQPLAATLAGACSLNIECQQVSIDFRLKTRYVDEQATDLDDALARIEKYTAEGKAISIALCGNAAEILPEMVRRGVRPDMVTDQTSAHDPLNGYLPAGWTWDEYRARAKTEPAAVVKAAKQSMAVHVKAMLAFQKMGVPTFDYGNNIRQMAQEEGVENAFDFPGFVPAYIRPLFCRGIGPFRWAALSGDPQDIYKTDAKVKELIPDDAHLHNWLDMARERISFQGLPARICWVGLGQRAKLGLAFNEMVRSGELSAPIVIGRDHLDSGSVASPNRETESMQDGSDAVSDWPLLNALLNTASGATWVSLHHGGGVGMGFSQHSGMVIVCDGTDEAAERIARVLHNDPATGVMRHADAGYQIAIDCAKEQGLNLPMITGK, from the coding sequence GTGACCGACGCTACCCGCAAACCCGAAAAATACCGTGACGTTGAAATCCGTGCCCCTCGCGGTAACACGCTGACCGCCAAGAGCTGGCTGACCGAAGCGCCGCTGCGCATGCTGATGAACAACCTCGACCCGGAAGTGGCCGAGAACCCCAAGGAACTGGTGGTCTATGGTGGCATTGGGCGCGCGGCGCGCAACTGGGAGTGCTACGACAAGATCGTCGAAAGCCTGACCAACCTCAATGACGACGAAACCCTGCTGGTGCAATCCGGCAAGCCGGTGGGCGTGTTCAAGACCCACAGCAACGCCCCTCGCGTACTGATCGCCAACTCCAACCTGGTGCCGCACTGGGCCAGTTGGGAGCACTTCAACGAACTCGACGCCAAGGGCCTGGCCATGTACGGCCAGATGACCGCCGGCAGCTGGATCTACATCGGCAGCCAGGGCATCGTGCAAGGCACTTATGAAACCTTCGTCGAGGCCGGTCGCCAACACTACGACTCCAATCTCAAGGGGCGTTGGGTCCTGACCGCCGGCCTGGGCGGCATGGGCGGTGCGCAACCCTTGGCCGCGACCCTGGCCGGTGCGTGCTCGCTCAATATCGAGTGCCAACAGGTGAGCATCGATTTTCGCCTGAAAACCCGTTATGTCGACGAGCAAGCCACCGACCTCGACGACGCCCTGGCGCGCATCGAGAAATACACCGCCGAAGGCAAGGCGATTTCCATCGCACTGTGTGGTAACGCTGCCGAGATCCTGCCAGAAATGGTCCGTCGTGGTGTGCGCCCAGACATGGTCACCGACCAGACCAGCGCCCACGACCCACTCAACGGCTACCTGCCGGCCGGTTGGACCTGGGACGAATACCGTGCCCGCGCCAAGACCGAGCCCGCCGCTGTGGTGAAGGCCGCCAAGCAATCGATGGCCGTTCACGTCAAAGCCATGCTGGCCTTCCAGAAAATGGGCGTGCCGACCTTTGACTACGGCAACAACATCCGCCAGATGGCCCAGGAAGAGGGCGTTGAAAATGCCTTCGACTTCCCAGGCTTCGTCCCGGCGTATATCCGTCCGCTGTTCTGCCGTGGCATTGGCCCGTTCCGCTGGGCCGCGCTGTCCGGTGACCCGCAGGACATCTACAAGACCGACGCCAAGGTCAAGGAGCTGATCCCCGACGACGCCCATCTGCACAACTGGCTGGACATGGCCCGCGAGCGCATCAGCTTCCAGGGCTTGCCGGCCCGTATCTGCTGGGTTGGCCTGGGCCAGCGCGCCAAGCTGGGCCTGGCGTTCAACGAGATGGTGCGCAGCGGTGAATTGTCGGCCCCTATCGTGATCGGTCGCGACCACCTGGACTCCGGTTCCGTCGCCAGCCCCAACCGTGAAACCGAATCCATGCAGGACGGTTCCGATGCGGTCTCCGACTGGCCGTTGCTCAACGCCTTGCTCAACACCGCCAGCGGCGCGACCTGGGTTTCGCTGCACCACGGTGGCGGCGTCGGCATGGGCTTCTCCCAGCACTCGGGCATGGTGATCGTCTGCGACGGCACCGATGAAGCGGCCGAGCGCATTGCTCGCGTACTGCACAACGACCCGGCCACTGGCGTGATGCGTCATGCCGATGCCGGCTACCAGATCGCGATTGATTGCGCGAAGGAGCAGGGGCTGAACTTGCCGATGATCACCGGCAAATAA